In one window of Drosophila mauritiana strain mau12 chromosome X, ASM438214v1, whole genome shotgun sequence DNA:
- the LOC117146753 gene encoding protein retinal degeneration B isoform X2: MLIKEYRIPLPLTVEEYRIAQLYMIAKKSREESHGEGSGVEIIINEPYKDGPGGNGQYTKKIYHVGNHLPGWIKSLLPKSALTVEEEAWNAYPYTRTRYTCPFVEKFSLDIETYYYPDNGYQDNVFQLSGSDLRNRIVDVIDIVKDQLWGGDYVKEEDPKHFVSDKTGRGPLAEDWLEEYWREVKGKKQPTPRNMSLMTAYKICRVEFRYWGMQTKLEKFIHDVALRKMMLRAHRQAWAWQDEWFGLTIEDIRELERQTQLALAKKMGGGEECSDDSVSEPYVSTAAAAASTTGSERKKSAPAVPPIVTQQPPSAEASSDEEGEEEDDDEDENDAIGTGVDLSANQGGSAQRSRSQSIQMAQKGKFGSKGALHSPVGSAHSFDLQVANWRMERLEVDSKSNSDEEFFDCLDTNETNSLAKWSSLELLGEGDDSPPPHGGPSSAASVGGRGNSRQEDSIFNQDFLMRVASERGNKRQLRSSASVDRSHDSSPPGSPSTPSCPTTILILVVHAGSVLDAASELTAKKSDVTTFRGSFEAVMRQHYPSLLTHVTIKMVPCPSICTDALGILSSLSPYSFDASPSAADIPNIADVPIGAIPLLSVASPEFHETVNKTVAAANIVYHEFLKSEEGHGFSGQIVMLGDSMGSLLAYEALCRSNGSQPGTASGASNSGGDAATNINTHNPLSARNSRLDDDERFIEADLDAKRLLVAPSPRRRRSSSSSDSRATKLDFEVSDFFMFGSPLSVVLAARKLHDAKAALPRPNCHQVYNLFHPTDPIASRLEPLLSARFSILAPVNVPRYAKYPLGNGQPLHLLEVIQSHPQHFNDGNNLLAGRRLSDASMQSTISGLIENVSLSTIHALQNKWWGTKRLDFALYCPEGLSNFPAHALPHLFHASYWESPDVIAFILRQIGKFEGIPFVGSNDDKDNASFHPGQPREKWIKKRTSVKLKNVAANHRANDVIVQEGREQRLNARFMYGPLDMITLHGEKVDVHIMKDPPAGEWTFLSTEVTDKNGRISYSIPDQVSLGYGIYPVKMVVRGDHTSVDCYMAVVPPLTECVVFSIDGSFTASMSVTGRDPKVRAGAVDVCRHWQELGYLLIYITGRPDMQQQRVVSWLSQHNFPHGLISFADGLSTDPLGHKTAYLNNLVQNHGISITAAYGSSKDISVYTNVGMRTDQIFIVGKVGKKLQSNATVLSDGYAAHLAGLQAVGGSRPAKGNARMVIPRGCFNLPGQTANPRRRSNAFELQLANISPCSSNINSPSSSNHILLAQLIENAIEKDTPAA, translated from the exons AAAAAGAGTCGCGAGGAGAGTCATGGCGAGGGCAGTGGCGTTGAGATAATCATCAATGAGCCGTACAAGGATGGACCCGGCGGAAATGGTCAATACACGAAGAAGATCTACCATGTGGGCAATCATCTGCCTGGCTGGATCAAAA GTCTCTTGCCGAAAAGCGCTTTAACCGTTGAGGAGGAGGCATGGAATGCGTATCCGTATACCAGGACTCGCTACACCTGTCCGTTTGTGGAGAAGTTCTCGCTGGACATTGAGACATACTACTATCCGGACAATGGCTATCAGGACAATGTCTTCCAGCTGTCCGGTAGCGATCTGCGTAATCGGATCGTAG ACGTGATTGACATTGTCAAGGATCAGCTGTGGGGCGGTGACTATGTGAAGGAGGAGGATCCCAAGCACTTTGTGTCGGACAAGACGGGCCGTGGACCCTTGGCCGAGGATTGGCTGGAGGAGTATTGGCGCGAAGTGAAGGGCAAAAAGCAGCCAACACCGCGCAACATGTCCCTGATGACCGCCTACAAGATCTGCCGCGTGGAGTTCCGCTACTGGGGCATGCAGACGAAGCTGGAGAAGTTCATCCACGATGTTGCGCTGCGCAAGATGATGCTGCGTGCCCATCGGCAGGCGTGGGCATGGCAGGACGAGTGGTTCGGCTTGACCATCGAGGATATACGCGAGCTGGAGCGACAGACGCAACTGGCCCTGGCCAAGAAGATGGGCGGCGGCGAGGAGTGCAGCGACG ACAGCGTCTCGGAGCCGTATGTCAGCACGGcggccgccgccgcctccacaACGGGCAGCGAGCGAAAGAAGTCCGCTCCGGCTGTGCCGCCTATTGTCACCCAGCAGCCGCCGAGCGCCGAGGCCAGCTCGGATGAGGAGggcgaggaggaggatgacGACGAGGACGAGAACGATGCCATTGGCACGGGCGTGGATCTGTCTGCCAACCAAGGCGGATCTGCGCAGCGCTCGCGCTCCCAAAGTATTCAGATGGCCCAGAAGGGAAAGTTCGGGTCAAAGGGCGCCCTGCACTCGCCGGTGGGATCTGCCCATAGCTTTGATCTCCAG GTGGCTAACTGGCGCATGGAGCGATTGGAAGTGGACTCCAAATCCAATTCGGATGAGGAATTCTTTGATTGCCTGG ACACCAACGAGACGAACTCGCTGGCCAAGTGGAGCTCGCTGGAGCTGCTGGGCGAGGGCGACGACAGTCCGCCGCCACATGGCGGACCCTCTAGTGCAGCATCggtgggtgggcgtggcaattcGCGGCAAGAGGACAGCATATTCAATCAGGACTTTCTGATGCGCGTAGCCTCGGAGCGCGGCAACAAGCGACAGTTACGCTCCTCGGCCAGCGTGGATCGCAGTCACGATTCATCGCCGCCGGGATCACCGAGCACACCGTCGTGTCCCACAACCATTCTCATTCTGGTTGTCCATGCGGGCAGCGTTTTGGATGCGGCCAGCGAGCTGACCGCCAAGAAATCCGATGTGACCACATTCCGTGGCTCCTTCGAGGCGGTGATGCGACAGCACTATCCCAGCCTCCTCACCCATGTGACCATCAAGATGGTGCCGTGCCCCTCAATATGCACCGACGCCCTGGGCATTCTCTCCAGCCTGAGTCCGTACTCCTTCGATGCGTCGCCCTCTGCGGCGGATATACCGAATATAGCCGATGTCCCCATTGGAGCCATACCACTACTATCCGTGGCATCGCCAGAATTCCACGAGACGGTCAACAAGACGGTGGCCGCTGCTAATATTGTCTACCATGAGTTTTTGAAATCGGAGGAGGGGCACGGATTCTCCGGCCAGATTGTCATGCTGGGCGATTCGATGGGCTCGCTGCTGGCGTACGAGGCCCTCTGCCGATCGAATGGCAGCCAGCCGGGCACGGCTTCGGGTGCCTCGAATTCCGGCGGAGATGCAGCCACAAATATAAATACCCACAATCCGCTGAGCGCTCGTAATTCGCGATTGGACGACGACGAGCGTTTCATCGAAGCCGATCTGGATGCCAAGCGTTTGCTGGTGGCCCCATCGCCACGTAGACGCCgttccagctcctccagcgaTTCGCGGGCCACCAAATTGGACTTTGAGGTCAGTGACTTCTTCATGTTCGGATCGCCGCTGTCTGTGGTGCTGGCTGCACGGAAACTTCACGATGCCAAGGCCGCCCTGCCGCGGCCCAACTGCCACCAGGTCTACAATCTGTTCCATCCAACCGATCCGATCGCCTCGCGCCTGGAGCCGCTTCTGAGCGCCCGGTTTTCTATATTGGCGCCAGTCAATGTCCCACGGTACGCCAAGTATCCGCTGGGTAATGGCCAGCCATTGCATTTAT TGGAGGTCATTCAGTCGCATCCGCAGCACTTTAACGATGGCAACAACCTATTGGCTGGTCGCCGTTTGTCGGACGCATCCATGCAGAGCACGATATCGGGTCTGATTGAGAATGTCTCGCTTAGTACGATCCATGCCC TGCAAAACAAATGGTGGGGCACCAAGCGCTTGGATTTCGCATTATATTGCCCAGAGGGATTGAGTAACTTCCCTGCTCACGCCTTGCCGCACCTCTTCCATGCCAGCTACTGGGAGAGTCCGGATGTGATTGCCTTTATTCTACGGCAGATTGGCAAATTCGAGGGCATACCCTTTGTGGGCTCCAACGATGACAAGGACAATGCCTCCTTCCATCCCGGACAGCCGAGGGAGAAGTGGATCAAGAAACGGACCTCGGTTAAGCTGAAAAATGTGGCCGCCAATCATCGGGCCAACGATGTGATCGTGCAGGAGGGCAGGGAGCAGCGCTTGAATGCGAGATTTATGTACGGACCCCTCGACATGATCACGCTGCACGGTGAAAAGGTGGATGTGCACATTATGAAGGATCCGCCGGCGGGCGAGTGGACATTCCTCAGTACCGAGGTGACGGACAAGAACGGTCGCATCTCGTACAGCATTCCGGATCAGGTATCCCTTGGCTATGGCATATATCCGGTTAAGATGGTGGTACGTGGCGATCACACCTCGGTGGATTGCTATATGGCGGTGGTGCCGCCGTTGACCGAATGCGTGGTCTTCAGCATTGATGGCTCCTTCACCGCTTCGATGTCGGTGACGGGCAGGGATCCCAAGGTGCGTGCCGGAGCTGTCGATGTTTGCCGCCACTGGCAGGAGCTGGGCTACCTGCTCATCTACATCACCGGACGACCGGATATGCAGCAGCAACGCGTGGTGTCCTGGCTGAGCCAGCACAACTTCCCGCACGGCCTGATCTCGTTCGCCGACGGCCTGTCCACCGATCCATTGGGCCACAAGACGGCCTATCTCAACAATTTGGTTCAGAACCATGGAATCTCAATTACTGCCGCCTACGGCAGCAGCAAGGACATTAGTGTCTACACGAATGTGGGCATGCGAACCGATCAAATCTTCATCGTGGGCAAG GTTGGCAAGAAGCTGCAGTCGAATGCCACCGTGCTTAGCGATGGCTATGCCGCCCACTTGGCCGGTTTGCAGGCTGTGGGTGGTTCGCGTCCGGCGAAGGGCAATGCCCGCATGGTCATTCCCCGCGGATGCTTCAATCTTCCCGGCCAGACCGCGAATCCGCGGCGCAGAAG CAATGCTTTCGAGCTGCAGTTGGCCAACATCAGTccctgcagcagcaacatcaacagtcccagcagcagcaaccacatCCTACTGGCCCAACTGATTGAGAATGCCATTGAAAAGGACACGCCAGCTGCCTAG
- the LOC117146753 gene encoding protein retinal degeneration B isoform X3 has protein sequence MLIKEYRIPLPLTVEEYRIAQLYMIAKKSREESHGEGSGVEIIINEPYKDGPGGNGQYTKKIYHVGNHLPGWIKSLLPKSALTVEEEAWNAYPYTRTRYTCPFVEKFSLDIETYYYPDNGYQDNVFQLSGSDLRNRIVDVIDIVKDQLWGGDYVKEEDPKHFVSDKTGRGPLAEDWLEEYWREVKGKKQPTPRNMSLMTAYKICRVEFRYWGMQTKLEKFIHDVALRKMMLRAHRQAWAWQDEWFGLTIEDIRELERQTQLALAKKMGGGEECSDDSVSEPYVSTAAAAASTTGSERKKSAPAVPPIVTQQPPSAEASSDEEGEEEDDDEDENDAIGTGVDLSANQGGSAQRSRSQSIQMAQKGKFGSKGALHSPVGSAHSFDLQSKKPHAKTAPRRHVANWRMERLEVDSKSNSDEEFFDCLDTNETNSLAKWSSLELLGEGDDSPPPHGGPSSAASVGGRGNSRQEDSIFNQDFLMRVASERGNKRQLRSSASVDRSHDSSPPGSPSTPSCPTTILILVVHAGSVLDAASELTAKKSDVTTFRGSFEAVMRQHYPSLLTHVTIKMVPCPSICTDALGILSSLSPYSFDASPSAADIPNIADVPIGAIPLLSVASPEFHETVNKTVAAANIVYHEFLKSEEGHGFSGQIVMLGDSMGSLLAYEALCRSNGSQPGTASGASNSGGDAATNINTHNPLSARNSRLDDDERFIEADLDAKRLLVAPSPRRRRSSSSSDSRATKLDFEVSDFFMFGSPLSVVLAARKLHDAKAALPRPNCHQVYNLFHPTDPIASRLEPLLSARFSILAPVNVPRYAKYPLGNGQPLHLLEVIQSHPQHFNDGNNLLAGRRLSDASMQSTISGLIENVSLSTIHALQNKWWGTKRLDFALYCPEGLSNFPAHALPHLFHASYWESPDVIAFILRQIGKFEGIPFVGSNDDKDNASFHPGQPREKWIKKRTSVKLKNVAANHRANDVIVQEGREQRLNARFMYGPLDMITLHGEKVDVHIMKDPPAGEWTFLSTEVTDKNGRISYSIPDQVSLGYGIYPVKMVVRGDHTSVDCYMAVVPPLTECVVFSIDGSFTASMSVTGRDPKVRAGAVDVCRHWQELGYLLIYITGRPDMQQQRVVSWLSQHNFPHGLISFADGLSTDPLGHKTAYLNNLVQNHGISITAAYGSSKDISVYTNVGMRTDQIFIVGKVGKKLQSNATVLSDGYAAHLAGLQAVGGSRPAKGNARMVIPRGCFNLPGQTANPRRRSNETGLSSPIRSGYLKRKTYLSHH, from the exons AAAAAGAGTCGCGAGGAGAGTCATGGCGAGGGCAGTGGCGTTGAGATAATCATCAATGAGCCGTACAAGGATGGACCCGGCGGAAATGGTCAATACACGAAGAAGATCTACCATGTGGGCAATCATCTGCCTGGCTGGATCAAAA GTCTCTTGCCGAAAAGCGCTTTAACCGTTGAGGAGGAGGCATGGAATGCGTATCCGTATACCAGGACTCGCTACACCTGTCCGTTTGTGGAGAAGTTCTCGCTGGACATTGAGACATACTACTATCCGGACAATGGCTATCAGGACAATGTCTTCCAGCTGTCCGGTAGCGATCTGCGTAATCGGATCGTAG ACGTGATTGACATTGTCAAGGATCAGCTGTGGGGCGGTGACTATGTGAAGGAGGAGGATCCCAAGCACTTTGTGTCGGACAAGACGGGCCGTGGACCCTTGGCCGAGGATTGGCTGGAGGAGTATTGGCGCGAAGTGAAGGGCAAAAAGCAGCCAACACCGCGCAACATGTCCCTGATGACCGCCTACAAGATCTGCCGCGTGGAGTTCCGCTACTGGGGCATGCAGACGAAGCTGGAGAAGTTCATCCACGATGTTGCGCTGCGCAAGATGATGCTGCGTGCCCATCGGCAGGCGTGGGCATGGCAGGACGAGTGGTTCGGCTTGACCATCGAGGATATACGCGAGCTGGAGCGACAGACGCAACTGGCCCTGGCCAAGAAGATGGGCGGCGGCGAGGAGTGCAGCGACG ACAGCGTCTCGGAGCCGTATGTCAGCACGGcggccgccgccgcctccacaACGGGCAGCGAGCGAAAGAAGTCCGCTCCGGCTGTGCCGCCTATTGTCACCCAGCAGCCGCCGAGCGCCGAGGCCAGCTCGGATGAGGAGggcgaggaggaggatgacGACGAGGACGAGAACGATGCCATTGGCACGGGCGTGGATCTGTCTGCCAACCAAGGCGGATCTGCGCAGCGCTCGCGCTCCCAAAGTATTCAGATGGCCCAGAAGGGAAAGTTCGGGTCAAAGGGCGCCCTGCACTCGCCGGTGGGATCTGCCCATAGCTTTGATCTCCAG TCCAAAAAGCCGCATGCAAAGACAGCGCCACGCAGACAT GTGGCTAACTGGCGCATGGAGCGATTGGAAGTGGACTCCAAATCCAATTCGGATGAGGAATTCTTTGATTGCCTGG ACACCAACGAGACGAACTCGCTGGCCAAGTGGAGCTCGCTGGAGCTGCTGGGCGAGGGCGACGACAGTCCGCCGCCACATGGCGGACCCTCTAGTGCAGCATCggtgggtgggcgtggcaattcGCGGCAAGAGGACAGCATATTCAATCAGGACTTTCTGATGCGCGTAGCCTCGGAGCGCGGCAACAAGCGACAGTTACGCTCCTCGGCCAGCGTGGATCGCAGTCACGATTCATCGCCGCCGGGATCACCGAGCACACCGTCGTGTCCCACAACCATTCTCATTCTGGTTGTCCATGCGGGCAGCGTTTTGGATGCGGCCAGCGAGCTGACCGCCAAGAAATCCGATGTGACCACATTCCGTGGCTCCTTCGAGGCGGTGATGCGACAGCACTATCCCAGCCTCCTCACCCATGTGACCATCAAGATGGTGCCGTGCCCCTCAATATGCACCGACGCCCTGGGCATTCTCTCCAGCCTGAGTCCGTACTCCTTCGATGCGTCGCCCTCTGCGGCGGATATACCGAATATAGCCGATGTCCCCATTGGAGCCATACCACTACTATCCGTGGCATCGCCAGAATTCCACGAGACGGTCAACAAGACGGTGGCCGCTGCTAATATTGTCTACCATGAGTTTTTGAAATCGGAGGAGGGGCACGGATTCTCCGGCCAGATTGTCATGCTGGGCGATTCGATGGGCTCGCTGCTGGCGTACGAGGCCCTCTGCCGATCGAATGGCAGCCAGCCGGGCACGGCTTCGGGTGCCTCGAATTCCGGCGGAGATGCAGCCACAAATATAAATACCCACAATCCGCTGAGCGCTCGTAATTCGCGATTGGACGACGACGAGCGTTTCATCGAAGCCGATCTGGATGCCAAGCGTTTGCTGGTGGCCCCATCGCCACGTAGACGCCgttccagctcctccagcgaTTCGCGGGCCACCAAATTGGACTTTGAGGTCAGTGACTTCTTCATGTTCGGATCGCCGCTGTCTGTGGTGCTGGCTGCACGGAAACTTCACGATGCCAAGGCCGCCCTGCCGCGGCCCAACTGCCACCAGGTCTACAATCTGTTCCATCCAACCGATCCGATCGCCTCGCGCCTGGAGCCGCTTCTGAGCGCCCGGTTTTCTATATTGGCGCCAGTCAATGTCCCACGGTACGCCAAGTATCCGCTGGGTAATGGCCAGCCATTGCATTTAT TGGAGGTCATTCAGTCGCATCCGCAGCACTTTAACGATGGCAACAACCTATTGGCTGGTCGCCGTTTGTCGGACGCATCCATGCAGAGCACGATATCGGGTCTGATTGAGAATGTCTCGCTTAGTACGATCCATGCCC TGCAAAACAAATGGTGGGGCACCAAGCGCTTGGATTTCGCATTATATTGCCCAGAGGGATTGAGTAACTTCCCTGCTCACGCCTTGCCGCACCTCTTCCATGCCAGCTACTGGGAGAGTCCGGATGTGATTGCCTTTATTCTACGGCAGATTGGCAAATTCGAGGGCATACCCTTTGTGGGCTCCAACGATGACAAGGACAATGCCTCCTTCCATCCCGGACAGCCGAGGGAGAAGTGGATCAAGAAACGGACCTCGGTTAAGCTGAAAAATGTGGCCGCCAATCATCGGGCCAACGATGTGATCGTGCAGGAGGGCAGGGAGCAGCGCTTGAATGCGAGATTTATGTACGGACCCCTCGACATGATCACGCTGCACGGTGAAAAGGTGGATGTGCACATTATGAAGGATCCGCCGGCGGGCGAGTGGACATTCCTCAGTACCGAGGTGACGGACAAGAACGGTCGCATCTCGTACAGCATTCCGGATCAGGTATCCCTTGGCTATGGCATATATCCGGTTAAGATGGTGGTACGTGGCGATCACACCTCGGTGGATTGCTATATGGCGGTGGTGCCGCCGTTGACCGAATGCGTGGTCTTCAGCATTGATGGCTCCTTCACCGCTTCGATGTCGGTGACGGGCAGGGATCCCAAGGTGCGTGCCGGAGCTGTCGATGTTTGCCGCCACTGGCAGGAGCTGGGCTACCTGCTCATCTACATCACCGGACGACCGGATATGCAGCAGCAACGCGTGGTGTCCTGGCTGAGCCAGCACAACTTCCCGCACGGCCTGATCTCGTTCGCCGACGGCCTGTCCACCGATCCATTGGGCCACAAGACGGCCTATCTCAACAATTTGGTTCAGAACCATGGAATCTCAATTACTGCCGCCTACGGCAGCAGCAAGGACATTAGTGTCTACACGAATGTGGGCATGCGAACCGATCAAATCTTCATCGTGGGCAAG GTTGGCAAGAAGCTGCAGTCGAATGCCACCGTGCTTAGCGATGGCTATGCCGCCCACTTGGCCGGTTTGCAGGCTGTGGGTGGTTCGCGTCCGGCGAAGGGCAATGCCCGCATGGTCATTCCCCGCGGATGCTTCAATCTTCCCGGCCAGACCGCGAATCCGCGGCGCAGAAG CAACGAGACAGGACTCTCATCACCCATACGCAGTGGTTACCTGAAGCGCAAGACCTACCTGAGCCACCACTAG